The genomic interval ATGAGGCATTGAAGTATAACGATAAATTATACGACTGGACACAGTTTTATACAACTTATAAAACACAGATCGAACAACCGAATGTGTATACCAATGCCCAGTCACCAATGGGTTTTGACTTTGTAGAGAACTATTATTTCCGCCATGGTACGAACTTTAATGCGGCACGTGAATCTGCATTGAGAACTGATCGCGCAACCAGATTTGAAACTGGTGATGCCAGGTTTGCTTCACGCTGGAAGTTAAGAACTGTCGCTGCTGACACTTATTATACCAGCATCACCACTGGTTTTTATAATTATGGCGGCCTTACCACAACTGAGGTTTATCTGATTAAAGCAGAATGTCAGGCACGTTTGAATGATATTCCGGGAGCGATGGCCACATTGAATGCCGTTCGTGTGAAAAGGATTTTCGCACAAAACTATGTTCCACTTACGGCATCGAATACGATAGCGGCAGTGAAACTTATTCAACGTACCAAAGCCAATGAACTGATCAACAGTATTACCACTTTCGCTGATGCACGCCGTTTAAATAAAGATCCAAACTATGCAACTACCCTCACAAAAACGGAAAACGGACAGAATTACTCCCTGTCCCCATCTTCTCATTTGTGGACGATGCCTTTCCCTCAGGGCGCATTTAAAAACCCGGGCAACGGAACTATTAAACAAAATGTAGACAAATAAGTTATTGCCGAAAATCTGAGCCTTAAAGAAATGCTCGCTAAAATGAAATTATAAAGACACCTAACATTTAACAACACAAAGATGAAAAATTTTAAAAAAGCATTCGCAATATTGCCCTTCGCAGTAGTAATGATCTGCTCTGGAGCACAAAGCTTTGCTCAAAATGGAAAATACCTTTTGAAGGGAAATATTCCCGTTGCATCTGGTAAGATTTATCTGGAGCATGAGCTGAACGGCAACCCGGTTAAGATAGACTCTGCTCAGGTGGTCAATGGTAAATTCGTTTTCAAAGGATCGGTAAAATCCCCGGACTTTTACAGTTTAACTACTAAAGGCCTGAAATACCCTATTCAGTTTATCCTGGAGAATTCGGCTATTACTGTAACGAAACCGGCAGACAGTCTTGCCAGCGCTGAAATCAAAGGATCTTCAGCTCAGGAGGTATACCAAAGTTTTTACAAAGGCCCATGGAAAGAAATTACCGCAATAGCAGGTGGTATCTATAACAGGCTCGATAAAGCGGAAAAAGCCGCCAAAACTGCCGGAACTAAAGTAGATTCTTTAACACGTGCCGGATTTGACAAGGAATTTGCAGTTCTGGATAAAAAAAATCAAATAGCAGTGAAAGCATATATCAGTCAGCATTCTTCCTCTGCCGGCGCTGCAGCAATTATTTACGACCGTTTTATCAGTTATCCAAATTTTCCTGTCGCCAGGGAACTCTTTGCTGGTTTAACGGAAGAAGCCCGGCAATCTGCTATTGGTGAACTGATCACCAAAGCACTGGCAACGGATGCAAAAACAGCTAAAGGTAAGGCTGCTCCGGCAATCAGTATGACTAATAAGGATGGGAAGATCGTTCATTTGTCTGATTTTAAAGGCAAGTATGTACTGATTGACTTCTGGGCAAGCTGGTGTGGTCCTTGCAGAAAAGAGAATCCTAACGTGGTTGCTGCTTATAAAAAATACCATGATAAAGGCTTTGAAATTCTGGGCATATCTCTGGATTCAAAAAAAGAGGCGTGGCTGAAAGCCATTGAAGCTGATGGCCTAATCTGGACACATGTTTCTGAATTAAAAGGATGGCAAAATTCCGCTGCCAAAGAATATGGTGTCAGAGCGGTACCAGCCAGTTTCCTGATTGATCCCAATGGCAACGTTGTAGGAAAAGATTTAAGAGGAGAAGAATTAAACCAGACTTTAGCTCAATTGTTCAAATAAAAACTGTAAACTATAAGTAAGTATAGCCAGTGAATACGAGATTAAAAGAGCCTGGTCAATTTTGAATTGACCAGGCTCTTTGATGATTGAGTTGTCTTTTGCTGCCCGGAAGCAGAGACTATTTAAAGGAAGGTATTGATGAAATAACGACGTTATTTATTTTTTGGTTTCCATTTCCGGATAACTTAATTCCATTGATTAAGCTTTTAGGGAAAAATATATCGGTCATCACTGTTAAACCATCATCCGCAAAAAGTTCTGCTGAAGCCACATCCAGTATCAGGCTGATTCTGGAATTTATTGCGGTAGCTATTCTTGGCGCACTGTGCTTCTTTGCAAATCCTTTTTCAAAATCAGCAGCACCAGAATGGGTTCTGTCGATATAGTATGTTTTTGTTTGATGATCATAGCCAACCAGCAACTTTTGTCCTTCTTTATTAGTCAGCACAACCTGAATACTTTTAGTCGTATTAAAGGTAAAGTCCAGTTTTAACCTTCCATGAAGATCTTTAGCATAAGCAGACAGCTCAATTTCCTTATGGAGCGTTAAAGCTTGTTTTTTATAAACTGTTTTGAGCTGTGCATTCATTTCTTTTACCGGGACAGACCGCAAGTAAAAATCGCCTTTTTTCTCCACCAGAGACAGATCTCTGGCAATTGTTGTCGCACCTCTCCAGTTCTTTGTGGGTACCAAATTTGCATATTGCCAGTTGTTCATCCAGCCAATAAAGATTTTTCGTTTCCCAGTATTTGACCAGGTTACGCCGGCATAGTTGTCTGTTCCATAATCTATCCATTTCTCTGCTTTGGAACCTGGTACAAACTTGTTACCGTCAAAATCACCTGTGAAATATTGAGTCGCTGACCCTCCGTTTGGCCCTCCGGGATTGATACTAACTAAAAGTACCCAAACGGTTTTGCCATTATGTTCGAGTGGAAAAAGGTCCGGGCATTCCCATACCCCTCCGTGCGCACCAAGATTTGCACCAAAGTCACTTTCTCTTTTCCAATCTTTTAAATTTGCTGAGGAATAGAAAGTTATCCTGTCTTTTGTAGCCAGGGTCATGATCCATTTTTTGCCGGCCTCATACCACATTACTTTTGGATCTCTGAAATCGGTTATCCCGGGATTTGGAAGCACAGGGTTTCCTTTATATTTTGTCCAGGTTTTTCCTTCATCATTGCTGTATGCTATACTTTGATACTGGTGCAGCCCTGTTTTAGCTTCCTCTATCTTTTGATTATGATGCGTAAATATGGCAATGAAAGCATTTTCTCCAAAACCAGCTGTATTGTGCTGATCAACAACGATACTACCAGAAAATATCATCCCTAAACTATCCGGATAAAGTGCAATAGGTTTCTCCTCC from Pedobacter sp. WC2423 carries:
- a CDS encoding redoxin domain-containing protein; this translates as MKNFKKAFAILPFAVVMICSGAQSFAQNGKYLLKGNIPVASGKIYLEHELNGNPVKIDSAQVVNGKFVFKGSVKSPDFYSLTTKGLKYPIQFILENSAITVTKPADSLASAEIKGSSAQEVYQSFYKGPWKEITAIAGGIYNRLDKAEKAAKTAGTKVDSLTRAGFDKEFAVLDKKNQIAVKAYISQHSSSAGAAAIIYDRFISYPNFPVARELFAGLTEEARQSAIGELITKALATDAKTAKGKAAPAISMTNKDGKIVHLSDFKGKYVLIDFWASWCGPCRKENPNVVAAYKKYHDKGFEILGISLDSKKEAWLKAIEADGLIWTHVSELKGWQNSAAKEYGVRAVPASFLIDPNGNVVGKDLRGEELNQTLAQLFK
- a CDS encoding glycoside hydrolase family 32 protein → MISTRSIAQSVQQEEYRPQFHFSPKAHWMNDPNGMVYYNGTYHLFFQYYPDGTTWGPMHWGHATTPDFLKWEEKPIALYPDSLGMIFSGSIVVDQHNTAGFGENAFIAIFTHHNQKIEEAKTGLHQYQSIAYSNDEGKTWTKYKGNPVLPNPGITDFRDPKVMWYEAGKKWIMTLATKDRITFYSSANLKDWKRESDFGANLGAHGGVWECPDLFPLEHNGKTVWVLLVSINPGGPNGGSATQYFTGDFDGNKFVPGSKAEKWIDYGTDNYAGVTWSNTGKRKIFIGWMNNWQYANLVPTKNWRGATTIARDLSLVEKKGDFYLRSVPVKEMNAQLKTVYKKQALTLHKEIELSAYAKDLHGRLKLDFTFNTTKSIQVVLTNKEGQKLLVGYDHQTKTYYIDRTHSGAADFEKGFAKKHSAPRIATAINSRISLILDVASAELFADDGLTVMTDIFFPKSLINGIKLSGNGNQKINNVVISSIPSFK